Below is a window of Yersinia kristensenii DNA.
TCAACCGGTTAAAAGGTGTTAATTCATGAGCACAATTTTCAGTTCTGAGTGGCAAGATTTTTTATCCCACAGCGCGCAGCGATATACCCTAAATAATTCGAGTTGCAGAAAGGCGGCCAACACATATGCAGCTTGAAGTATGACGGGTATAACATCAATCTGTTTACGCGAGATTACAGTCAGCCACTCTTAAGGATATTTGACCAGAATGAAGCAAATCACCCAACAAACCCTAGTGCAGTTGAGCCAGCAAGCGCAGCAGTCACCGCGTCAGAGAGCCAATCTTAACTTCCATCCACAGCTCGACGACCCGATACAGCGCCTGGCGATAGCAATGGAGCCAGAGACGTATGTCCGCCCACATCGCCACCCCCACACTTGGGAATTACTGACTGCATTGCACGGCAACTTTATTGTGCTGCTGTTTGATGACGCAGGGAAAGTCACCCACCGCACGCTGTTGGGCCGGGAAACCGCTATTATGGAAATCCCCGCTAATGTGTGGCACGCCGTGCTCTCACTGGAAGAAGGGGCGGTTATTTTTGAAGTTAAACACGGCCCTTACCAGCCCATTACTGCTGAATATTTCGCCCGCTGGTCACCTGCCGAGGGTGAAGAGGAAGTCAGCAATCTATTGGCATGGTATGCGACGGCTGATATTGGGGCGCATTATCAGCAATAAAATCTGCCGGAAATAATATCAGTAAAAAAACCGAAGTCAGCTTCGACTTCGGTTTTGTGTATCCTGCCTCTTTATTGTGCTGATAACTCAGCAAAACTCACAAACAGGCTTTCCCTTGGTATTGGCAAAATAATCAACGTTTTATATTTTTAAACTGCTTAGTAGTATCCGTCAGTGCAATTTCTGTTGGTAACCTCTCCATGGAGCTGGCACCGTAGAAACCATCACATTGCGGGCAATTGTCCAAGATGTATTGAGCATCTTCTGGGGTAGAAATCGGCCCGCCGTGACACAACACAATCACATCTTCGCGCACCGCTTTTGCGGCGGCGGCCCATTGATTAATCAGAGGCACACAGTCAGCCAGCTTCAACGCGGTGTCAGCGCCAATATTGCCGCCAGTGGTCAGCCCCATATGAGGAACAATAATATCGGCCCCCGCTTGAGTCATGGCGACAGCATCTTCGGCACTGAAAATATACGGCGTGGTGAGTAAATCTTTCTCGTGAGCCAAGCGAATCATGTCTACTTCCAAACCATAGCCCATGCCGGTTTCTTCAAGGTTGGCGCGGAAATTCCCGTCAATTAAACCCACGGTCGGGAAGTTCTGTACACCCGAAAAACCCAATGCTTTCAGTTGATCCAAAAAGTGGTCGAACTGACAGAACGGATCGGTACCATTAACCCCCGCTAACACTGGCGTGTTCTTGACGACCGGCAACACTTCTTTTGCCATATCGACCACAATTTCATTGGCATTGCCGTAGGCCAACAGACCGGCCAGCGAACCACGACCGGCCATGCGATAGCGGCCCGAGTTATAGATGACGATAAGATCAATACCGCCAGCTTCTTCACATTTGGCCGATAGACCCGTACCCGCACCGCCGCCGATAATCGGTTCACGGCGGGCGATCATTTCCCGGAATTTAGCCAATATGGCCTGGCGTTGAAATTTTGGCATGTGTTTCTCCAGATATTAAATGGCCCTAACCCCGTCATACTTCAAACTCAAATTATTTAGGGTTGGATGGGCTTTTTGCTATTTCTTTAAAGTTTTCTACCGCAGCCTGGGCAAACTGTGGGTCATTGATATTGAATGGGTAATGCACCAGACGGCGTTTGTCAGTTTGAATCACGGTTTCTTCCAGCGTATGGATAAAAGCTTGCAGTGCTTTTTCGTCCCAGAAAGGTTGGCCCGGCGCATCTAATGCCGAGAATCCGCCCTGTGGAATTAAGAAACGCACCTCGCCTTCACAGCGGTTGAGCTTCTCGCCAATCCAGCGCGCCATCTCAATGTTCTCTTGCTCGGTGGTGCGCATCAATGTGACTTGCGCATTGTGCTCATAGAACAAGCGGTCGGCATATTTCGCCGGAATGGTGGCGGGGCTACCAAAATTAACCATATCTAATGCGCCGCAAGAGCCAACATAAGGAATTTGGGTGTGAGCAATAGCATCAAACCTTTCTGGGCCGCACGCTAATACCCCATCAAATAACAGATCGCAAACCTCGGTGGTGGTCAGATCCAGCGCCCCTGCCAGTAAGCCGCTTTCAGCCAATTTCTCCATCGCTTTGCCACCACTGCCGGTCGCGTGGAACACTAAACAATCATATTCTGCCGATAACGCTGCGCTAACCGATTGAATACAGGGGGTTGTCACGCCAAACATGGTCAAACCCAGCGCCGGTTTGTCATCAGTAGCGGTTTCTTCTTTTTGAGCAAAGTAAACCGCACCAGCAATTTGATGGGCCGCATTGCTGAGCACTCGGCGGGAAATACGATTGAGCCCGGCAATATCGGTGACTGAATACATCATGGCGATATCACTGGCACCGATGTAACCGGAAACATCACCAGAAGCCATGGTGGACACCATCAGTTTAGGAATACCGATAGGTAAACTTTGCATAGCGGGTGTTATCAGCGCCGTACCACCGGAGCCTCCCAAACCTAACAGTGCAGCCACATCATCACGGCTGGCAATAAAACGCTCAAAAGCCACCGCCATCGCACTTATCGCCCGCCCTCTGTCACCACAAAAGACGGCCTGACGCCCATCAGGGTGATGGCTCGCCACCGTTTCGGCCGCAATATCAGCGCCGCCGGCGTGCTGGCCTTCTTTGGTCGATAAATCAACCGTCACCGTGGTCAGGCCGGTTGCTCTAATCAATTCACTGACATAAGCCAGCTCATCGCCTTTGGTATCTGTCGTAGTCGCGATAAAAATATGACGGGGCATCTGAACATCCTTCTATGAATGCGGAATGTCACAAAAATGAGCGAGTTGGTTAAGATAGAATCATATTGAGACTGTAGTATCATTTTCGCAAAGTGTATAACTTAAATATGAGACTATAGTCTCAAAAATAATCTGAATATGAATGGCATTCATGGCGATTTGTGCGAGCGGTTTGTTATAGTGAGCAAAAATGCGCTATCTAGATTATGGAGTGACCGTGAGTCATCAGGATAAACCAGAACGCGCCTCCCCATCGCTAACCACCATCAGGGCCAGAACCCGGCGGTTACTTATTGACACTGCGATGTCGATGTATGAACAAGGCGCATTTCCATCAATAACTGAAGTCGCCAATGCCGCCCAGCTTTCCCGGGCCACGGCTTACCGCTATTTCCCGACACAAAGTGCCTTGGTTTCTGCCATGGCCGGTGATTCACTTCTTTGCCATACAGGCGGCGGCTCTCGGCATAGCAAAGTGTCAGTTTTTGCATAGCGCGGGTGACCCCAACATAGGCCAGCCGCCGTTCCTCTTCCAGACGCCCACTTTCATCCAGTGACATCTGGCTCGGGAACATGCCCTCTTCCATACCTACGATGAATACCTGTGGGAACTCCAGCCCTTTTGCTGAATGGAGAGTCATCAATTGCACTGCATCCTGATAGGCATCAGCTTGGCCCTCACCGGCTTCCAGCGCCGCATGAGAAAGAAACGCCTGCAATGGCATCAAATCCTGATCTTCATCCTGATAGCTGTATTGGCGGGTCGCATTGACCAGCTCTTCAAGGTTTTCGATACGCGCCTGGCCTTTTTCGCCCTTTTCCTGCTCATACATCGACCACAAACCGGAATCGCGCATCACTCGGTCAGTTTGGACATGCAGCGGCATATCTGCGGTTTCATGCGCCAGTGAATCCACCAGTTCGACAAAACGTTGCAAGGCAGAAGCCGCACGGCCCGCCAGCACTTTTTCCTGTAACATGGCGCGGGTGGATTGCCATAAAGTTAACTGGCGATCACGGGCAGTTTGGCGAATCACATCTAAGGTGCGATCGCCAATACCGCGGGTCGGGGTATTCACCACCCGCTCAAAAGCGGCATCGTCATTGCGGTTGGAAATCAGACGCAGATAAGCCAATGCATCTTTGATTTCTTGCCGTTCGAAGAAGCGCTGGCCACCATAAATACGGTACGGCGTGGCCGTCTGTAATAAAGCTTCTTCCAAAACACGCGATTGGGCGTTACTGCGATACAAAATGGCGCAATCATTCAGCGCACCGCCATTGTCGCGCCAGGCTCTAATGCGGTTAACCACAAACCGAGCTTCATCCAGCTCGTTAAAAGCACAATAGAGCGAGATTGGCTCGCCCTCAACGCCTTCAGTCCATAAGTTTTTACCCATACGGCCGTCATTATTGGCAATCAGGGCATTCGCTGCCGTCAGGATATTGCTGGTCGAGCGGTAATTTTGCTCCAATCGAATAGTTTCAGCGCCGGGAAAGTCTTTCAGGAAGCGCTGGATATTCTCCACCTGCGCCCCGCGCCAACCATAGATTGACTGGTCATCGTCGCCGACAATCATCACATTGGAGCGCTCCCCCGCCAGCAGGCGGATCCAAGCGTATTGGATGTTGTTAGTATCTTGGAACTCATCCACCAGAATATTGGTAAAGCGCTCGCGATAATGATTCAGAATATGCGGTTTATTCAGCCATAGCTCATGCGCGCGCAATAATAGCTCGGCAAAATCCACCAAACCCGCGCGGTCACAAGCTTCTTGATAGGCTTGATAGATACGCAACCAAGTAGCTTCGACCGGGTTACCGTAGCTCTCAATATGCTGCGGACGTAGCCCTTCGTCTTTCTTGCCGTTGATGTACCACATCGCCTGACGCGGTGGCCACTGTTTCTCATCTAAATTCAGGGCCTTAACCAAGCGTTTCAATAAGCGCAGTTGGTCGTCGCTGTCGAGGATTTGGAAATCCTGCGGCAGATTGGCATCCATATGGTGGGCCCGCAGCAACCGGTGCGCCAAGCCATGGAAAGTCCCAATCCACATTCCACCCTGACTGGTGCCAATCAAATGCTCAATACGGTGGCGCATTTCAGCCGCCGCTTTATTGGTAAAGGTGACTGCGATAATAGAGTACGGCGAGGCATTTTCTACGGATAACAGCCAGGCAATACGGTGCACCAGCACCCGAGTTTTACCACTGCCCGCGCCGGCCAGTACCAACAGGTTGCAGCGTGGCGCGGCCACGGCTTCGCGTTGTTTTTCATTCAGGCTGTCGAGCAGATCAGAAACGTCCATAGGCACCGTTTATCGGGTAAGGGAAAATAGCCAAATCGCCAGTTATCCGGCGATTTTACCATCATTCCACTGTGAATTTATACAGAGTTATTGCAGAGGATTATAGCAATGCTGTCAGGGAAGCCAACTGCGAAATCTCAATATGGGGTAATAGCCGGCTATCACTGGCCGTCATCAGGCTTTGTTCGCGGTCATTAATCCAGCAAGCTTGCATGCCACAACGTAGCGAACCGGCAACATCCGTGGTCAGGTCATCACCGACATGCAAGATATGTTTCAGCGGAATATCCAGATGATTCGCCGCCTTATGGTACATATCGCGGAAAGGTTTGGCACGGCCATGGGGGCCGGAGCGCAAGACAAACTGGAAATAATTATCCAGCCCGCAAGCTTTGGTGTCCGCATTGCCATTGGTGATAGCCACCAGCGGATAATGCTCTGCCAGTGCGCTCAACGTGTCATGGGTGGCGGGCGGCACATAAATACGGCTACGCCATAGGGCAAAGTTTTCCATGGCCGCATCGGCCCCACATTGCGCTTCTGACTTACTCAAACCATGGCGAATCAACCCCAGTTCGATAGCATGCCAACGCCACTGAGTGACATCGTGGTAAATATCGGGGTCTTGCGCCAGTAATTCACTGCGGAAACCCTGT
It encodes the following:
- a CDS encoding phosphoenolpyruvate hydrolase family protein, translated to MPKFQRQAILAKFREMIARREPIIGGGAGTGLSAKCEEAGGIDLIVIYNSGRYRMAGRGSLAGLLAYGNANEIVVDMAKEVLPVVKNTPVLAGVNGTDPFCQFDHFLDQLKALGFSGVQNFPTVGLIDGNFRANLEETGMGYGLEVDMIRLAHEKDLLTTPYIFSAEDAVAMTQAGADIIVPHMGLTTGGNIGADTALKLADCVPLINQWAAAAKAVREDVIVLCHGGPISTPEDAQYILDNCPQCDGFYGASSMERLPTEIALTDTTKQFKNIKR
- a CDS encoding Tm-1-like ATP-binding domain-containing protein; this translates as MPRHIFIATTTDTKGDELAYVSELIRATGLTTVTVDLSTKEGQHAGGADIAAETVASHHPDGRQAVFCGDRGRAISAMAVAFERFIASRDDVAALLGLGGSGGTALITPAMQSLPIGIPKLMVSTMASGDVSGYIGASDIAMMYSVTDIAGLNRISRRVLSNAAHQIAGAVYFAQKEETATDDKPALGLTMFGVTTPCIQSVSAALSAEYDCLVFHATGSGGKAMEKLAESGLLAGALDLTTTEVCDLLFDGVLACGPERFDAIAHTQIPYVGSCGALDMVNFGSPATIPAKYADRLFYEHNAQVTLMRTTEQENIEMARWIGEKLNRCEGEVRFLIPQGGFSALDAPGQPFWDEKALQAFIHTLEETVIQTDKRRLVHYPFNINDPQFAQAAVENFKEIAKSPSNPK
- a CDS encoding WbuC family cupin fold metalloprotein is translated as MKQITQQTLVQLSQQAQQSPRQRANLNFHPQLDDPIQRLAIAMEPETYVRPHRHPHTWELLTALHGNFIVLLFDDAGKVTHRTLLGRETAIMEIPANVWHAVLSLEEGAVIFEVKHGPYQPITAEYFARWSPAEGEEEVSNLLAWYATADIGAHYQQ
- the yigB gene encoding 5-amino-6-(5-phospho-D-ribitylamino)uracil phosphatase YigB; this translates as MHFYRPLERISAITFDLDDTLYDNRPVISRTEQESVAFLQQYHPNLAQLQAADLQGFRSELLAQDPDIYHDVTQWRWHAIELGLIRHGLSKSEAQCGADAAMENFALWRSRIYVPPATHDTLSALAEHYPLVAITNGNADTKACGLDNYFQFVLRSGPHGRAKPFRDMYHKAANHLDIPLKHILHVGDDLTTDVAGSLRCGMQACWINDREQSLMTASDSRLLPHIEISQLASLTALL